The following proteins are encoded in a genomic region of Gloeocapsa sp. DLM2.Bin57:
- the hemB gene encoding porphobilinogen synthase, with amino-acid sequence MFPINRPRRLRQHPQLRRMVRETVVTTNDLVYPLFAVPGEGVAKEVKSMPGVYQLSVDKIVTEAQEVYDLGIPAVILFGIPEVKDTEAQGAWHDHGIVQKAATAIKEVIPDLIVIADTCLCEYTPHGHCGYLEVGDLTGRVLNDPTLELLKKTAVSQARAGADIIAPSGMMDGFVTTIRTALDEAGFTETPILSYAAKYSSAYYGPFRDAAESSPQFGDRRTYQMDPANGREALKEVELDISEGADMLMVKPALAYLDIIWRVKEITNLPVAAYNVSGEYSLIKAAALNGWVDEKAITLETLTSFKRAGADLILTYHAKDAARWLS; translated from the coding sequence ATGTTTCCGATTAATCGTCCTCGTCGTTTGCGTCAACATCCTCAACTACGTCGGATGGTGCGCGAAACCGTAGTTACCACCAATGACTTAGTTTACCCTTTGTTTGCTGTTCCAGGAGAAGGAGTAGCCAAAGAAGTCAAATCAATGCCAGGAGTTTACCAACTTTCTGTAGATAAAATCGTCACCGAAGCTCAGGAAGTATATGACCTAGGTATTCCTGCTGTTATCTTATTTGGCATACCCGAAGTCAAAGACACAGAAGCCCAAGGAGCGTGGCACGATCATGGTATAGTGCAAAAAGCAGCCACAGCCATTAAAGAAGTGATTCCCGATTTAATCGTGATAGCCGATACCTGTTTATGCGAATATACACCCCACGGTCATTGTGGTTATCTTGAAGTTGGCGATTTAACTGGTAGAGTCCTCAACGATCCTACCCTAGAACTGTTGAAAAAAACCGCAGTTTCTCAAGCTCGCGCGGGAGCTGATATTATTGCGCCTTCGGGAATGATGGATGGTTTTGTAACCACAATTCGTACAGCTTTAGATGAAGCAGGTTTCACTGAGACACCTATTCTCTCTTATGCAGCTAAATACTCCTCTGCTTACTATGGACCATTTCGAGACGCAGCAGAATCCTCCCCCCAATTCGGCGATCGCCGCACCTATCAAATGGATCCTGCTAATGGGCGAGAAGCACTCAAAGAAGTAGAATTAGACATCAGCGAAGGTGCAGATATGTTAATGGTTAAACCCGCCTTAGCTTATCTAGACATCATCTGGAGAGTCAAAGAAATAACCAACCTTCCCGTAGCAGCCTACAACGTCTCAGGTGAATATTCCCTGATTAAAGCAGCAGCGCTCAATGGTTGGGTTGACGAAAAAGCCATTACCCTAGAAACCCTAACCAGCTTTAAACGCGCGGGAGCTGATTTAATCCTCACCTACCACGCTAAAGACGCAGCCAGATGGCTATCTTAA